The following is a genomic window from Pongo pygmaeus isolate AG05252 chromosome 22, NHGRI_mPonPyg2-v2.0_pri, whole genome shotgun sequence.
TCCTCCCTGGAGCCTCTGGAGAGAATGCTGCCCTGCCAACAGCTTGCCTTTGGCTGTCTTGTCTGTTCTGTCCTGTCCtatcctgtttcttttctttctctctcttttttttgtttttttggagatggagtcttgctctgttgcccgggcaggaatgtggtggtgtgatctcagttcactacaacctctgcctcccaggttcaagtgattctccttcctcagcctcccaagagctggaattacaggcgtccaccaccacacccagcgaatttttgtatttttagtagagatggagtttcaccatgttggccaggcaggtctccaactcctgacctcaagtgctcctccgacctcgggctcccaaagtgctgggattacaggcatgagccactgagccaccgtgcctggcctctttccctTCCcgtcccccttccccttcccctttcctttccctcccctcccccctccccgtcccctcccccctccccctccccctccccgtcccctccctctcccctgccccctccctctccccctcccctgtcccctcccccctccccgtccCCTCCGTCtcctctgccccctccccctcccctcccttccctccttccttcctccctcccttccctccctcccttccttccttctctcttcctttctctctctctctcccctccctctcctccttcacccccctcctttctcccttctccctctctctttctttttgagacagggtctcactctatcacccaggctggtgtgcagtggtgtgatcagagctcactgtagcctcaaactcctaggctcaagcgatcgtcctgcctcagcctcctgagtagctgcaaccacagccactacatctggcttaatttctgttgttttaagccaccaatgTGGTAATTTGTTTCAACAGCCACAACAAACTAATACAGCACTGTTGACTGTCAAGTGAGGCCTGCAACAGTGGAAACTTTATAGTTCTGAGTGGTCAGCTGTTTGAGGTGTGGTTAATCTCCAGGAAAAATGTTACCAGGATTCCCTTTGTAACCATGACAAAATGCTGAGAAGCGGTGGACACTTAGTTGCTGAAAAGCGATGAACATTCGCTTTCATCTGATAAAGTCTTTCTGAATAATACAGGGAGGTTCAGGAGGGAAAGAAGGCAAGCAAACGATGGGATGCCTTCTGCACTTGGCTGTTAGGAAATTCTGGGtagaaattctttctttctttctctcttttcttttctttttgagacagagtctgactctgttatccaggttggagtgcagtgacgtgatctctgctcaatgcaacctccgcctcccagggctcaagtgattctcccacctcagcctcctgagcagctgggaacataggtgtgcaccaccatgcccagcgaattttggtattttttgtagagacgaggtttcgccatgttgctggcctcgaacttctgagctcaagcaatcctttcaccttggcctcccaaattgctggaattacaggcataagccactgtgcccagtccagaAATGttcataaattgttttttttttcaaagacctTATTTTTTAGAGCCATTTTTTAGATTCATGCAGAATTGAGTGAATTGAGTGGGtgccccaccacccaccaccgcTACCAACATCCCATATaagtttacaaattttttttttttcgtttacaggcagggtttcactttgtcacccaggctggagtgcagtggacaaccatagctcactgtagtctcaaacttcttgctcaagtgatcctcctccctcagcctcccaagtagctaggactacagatgtatgccactcagcccagctatttttaaatatttttgtagagatgaggtcttgctatgttgcccaggctggtcttgaactcgtgacctcaagcagtcctcctgcctcggcctccgaaagtgctgggattacaagtgtgagccattgtgcccagccataaattattctttttacacACCTCAGAATGATTACCTCTAAAATGACTGTCTGAATATACATAACCAacagtgaattttatgatatgtttaATAGGGTTCAAGACTTtttctatgaaaatgaaaaagacaaccACAAATTCTTACAATGGACATCGGCAGCAGCCCCAAACCTAAATAGGGAGGTGTTGTCCCAGCTGCAAGTGGCTCAGCTACAGGGTCTCGAGATGAAACTCCACGGCACAGTCTAATGACCGCTGGAATTCCTGGAGTTGGCGGGGAGATTGGCTGGATAAGTGGTCTCTGCAGACCCCCATGCATGCCACCCTTTTGCCCACCATAGCCCACTTGAACCCACCACTGCCATAACTTTCCAGGTCCTAAATGGGACCACCTATTCCTCTTGGAGTGTCCGGATGGAGTTTCCCCTCCGCGGCTGCCTCTCACTCATCCTCCACCACTTTGCCGACGAGGAAGGAAGGACAATCGGGAGGAGGGAGTCTTGCTTGGCAACCATCTGGACAATATCTCGCCCATGGCAAGCTGGATCCCTGTGGATTACTTTGGTGGGTGGAAACTGGTTGGCACACTATTTAATTTGGGCTTTTTGGGGGATGACTGCACActggttctctttttttctcgGACCTAAATTTTGACCACACAACCTTTCAGCCTGTTCACCCCTGCTTACTGCCATCCACCTTTGGGCTGGGTTAGACCTAAGCCTCCCCTTGACAAAGCCCTCAAAGTAGGCTTCACAAGATAAGAGTCAAGACCCCTAACTTACCAACAAATTTTAATGAAACTTCTAGTAAACTCAAAGTGCTTTGCCAACATCTTTAGGAGCAACTCAGTTCTCGCAGCACCCCTGTGAGGTTGCTGTTGAAGTATCTTTGGCTGCAGTGGTGTGGAATCCATCTCAACAGAGTTGACGGTAAAGACCAGACATGTAGCAGCCTCACTGCTTGTTGGAGGAATCGCCCTTAAGAAAATTTCCCAAGATAGTAGTTTTCCCATCTCCGTACTTTGCTAGTTAATGTTCTCCACTTGCTTGCGTTtatcctttcaattcctttgttAATTAAATTGCTGAAAAGTATACATTGGTAAGAATAGACACTGTCAATGGACTGCAAACAAAACTCATTTCTGTTATTGATGATAAACCATTTCAGAGAAGACCAGGCTGAGTCTAAAGGGTTCAGATAATTGcaaggggaaggcagagagagtaGTTCATGGCCACAGGACTTGGCCACCTCTGGGCAACACGTAATGCTTGCTAAGCTAATGACTGTAGGGATATAGAACTGgccctcagcctctctgtcttCCTTTGGCTTCTGCTCTTCCTGCTGCCTTCTCTCTTTGACCACGATGACACACTTTCCATAGGCCTTCCTCACCACATCACAGAACTCAGAGAAGAGGCTGTCTTCTTGTTTGATACACAGCTCATCTCTTAGGAACATCCGATATTTCCAAGGCACCCATCCTTGACTACCCGCAGCGTGCACAATACACCAAGTTGGGGTTTGTATGAAATATCCATCACTAATATCTTCCCCAGTTACGAGACTTTCTGGGATATTGGTTTCCCCAAAATATACGGTCTTAAATCCATCATATTGCAGTGTTCTCAGGGTTTTCAGATATTGGAGGCATTGCTTCCTCTTGATGCCATCAAATTGACTTCTGATaatgacatttcttaaaagaggGCTTGCaaagcgaggcatggtggcttcTCAAGTGTTTTTAAAAGCTTGCACATCTGCATCTGGGGAGAGATGGCAAGTGGGGGATGATGACCTCATAAAGGGCTTTTTTACAGCGTTGCCAGTCCCACAGATACACTTCAGATTTCAGCCTCATGGACTAAATACTCAGAACAACTCCCTGCTGACCCGTAAAATATGGGAATTGCAGATGCTACCCATAAAAATGCTACTTTGACATCACTTCTGCAATAGGTCTGAGACAGAGGTTGGCAATCTTTTAATAGTAATGAGCCTACCCATTTGGCTTAAGATGGGGAGAAATGTTTACTTTCATTCATCCGTTTCAAAAATAtgtactgagcacctgctatacACCAGGCATTGTGCCAGGCACCAGGGGTATAGTCATGACACACCCAGAGAGTCCTGGACTTACgtgttgtgtgtctgtgtatgcataGAATTTGTCCCAGTTGCCTTCCCATTTGCACAACTAAGAGTGATTTTTCCAGGTGGCAGAAGGAAGGTATGGCAAATTGCAAAAGAAAGTCAGTCTGCACACCTAGCTTCCACTGGAGCttgcaggtcttttttttttttttttttttctgagagggagtctctctctgttgcccaggctggagtgcagtggcacaatctcggttcaccgcaacctccgcctcccaggttcaagtgattctcctgcctcagcctcctgagtagctgggactacaggcgcgttccaccacgcccggctaattatttgtatttttagtagagatggggtttcaccgtattagccaggatggtctcgatctcctgacctcataatccgtccgcctcggcctcccaaagtgctgggtttataggtgtgagccaccgcgcccaccagGAGCTTGTAGTTATTGAGCTAATTCAATACCTCATCTTGAAAGCACTTTTAACTTTACATACTCAGGCAAAATGACAGTTTGCTTCAAACTCTAACAGTCTCCTCCTTtgtattttcctttgtattttcttGCCTCTTTAATCAGAGCTAAAGATGTTTCATAAAATGGGCATGAAGGATTCCCTCAAATAAAGATGTGGACAAAATGATTGGTCAGGTCCTTTGCTCTACTGTTGAAtggaggaggatttttttttcccccacatagGGTTTTTCTTGGAGCTCAAGTTTGGACAACCCCAGACAGTAAGATAATCTCATCAGGGTAAAGTTAATATGAAATATGTGGTCTCCAAACAGCCTCTCCCAGAGGCCAGGATCAGCAGGTTTGGGTGGATAATTGGCTTGTGGTCATTTTCTCGTAggatttttcttttagtagtggAAACTGTTTTTCAGATCAAATTTGGATGCCAACTATGTGGAACAGAAGTGTGGCTGCTTTGGTGGAAGTGGCAATGGTAGTCCTAGAGTCTCCCTGTCAGCCACACCCTTTGTCTCCCCCTACCCAAGGGACCCTGTGGCCTGGAACCGCGGTGTGAAATGCTATATAGTGCAATGAAGTCAATTCTAAGACAAGAGTTCTTGCCTTTCTCATCTAATTTTTAGTTATGGATATGAGACGCTTGTTCAGAAgtatagaaaatatatgtaatatgttatcttttagatgtgtgtgtaaatatgcatatgtatgcaATGTGCTTATATTTTAATGCACAAACAACATGAATAAAGCAAACACTCTAGACTTCTCCAAATGTAtcttgttttacagttttcactttggaaaatgtcatttttacattaaaaaatattactcagccataaaaaagaatgaaatcatgtctcttgcagcaacatggacagaactagaggccattattctaagtgaaataattcagaaacatgttctcacttttaagtgggagctaaataatgtgtacacatgggtACAGAATGTAAAATAATGGACTTtgaaagggaggctgaggcgggaggaccatttgaggccaggagtttgagacaagcctggccaacatggtgaaaccccttctctactaaaaatgcaaacaaattagccagacgtggtggctgacacctgtaatctcagcactttgggaggccaaagtgggtggatcacttgagatcaggagttcaagaccagcctggccaacatggtaaaaccccatcttaactaaaaatacaaaaaaattaactgggcatagtggtgcatgcctgtaatcccagctacttgggaggctgaggcacgagaatcatgagccaagattgcaccactgcactccagcctgggcaacagaacaagactctgtcttaaaaaaaaaaaaaaaaaaaaaaagtaggagggtaggaggagggtgagggatgagaaattatttaatgaaattatttaatgagTACGATGTACACTACTACACTACTACACTCAAAGCCCAGACATCACCACTGAGCAATCAATCCATTTGACAAAACTGcatacctgcacttgtaccccttaaatttatacaccaacaaaaaacaaaggcaaatcaaaaataaaaataaaacaaaatgatctCTAAATAATACAAACAGTAACTGATGAACCTAGCTGCTTATCATGTCAGTTCCAAAATCACACAGAGATGAATTTCTTTCAAATGACCCTACAACACCATATTTTGATCATATATTCTCCAGTAGAGTACAAGCTAAGGacaaagaaaaacacatgaaatCTTAAATGGTACTCAGTAGTTTTATTGTTAATAATGATGCTGGTATTGTTATTTTGAAACTCATGTCCATTTCTCAGCTGCCActtgatattaattttttttttttttttttgaggtggaatttcactctgtc
Proteins encoded in this region:
- the C22H21orf140 gene encoding uncharacterized protein C21orf140 homolog — translated: MPRFASPLLRNVIIRSQFDGIKRKQCLQYLKTLRTLQYDGFKTVYFGETNIPESLVTGEDISDGYFIQTPTWCIVHAAGSQGWVPWKYRMFLRDELCIKQEDSLFSEFCDVVRKAYGKCVIVVKERRQQEEQKPKEDREAEGQFYIPTVISLASITCCPEVAKSCGHELLSLPSPCNYLNPLDSAWSSLKWFIINNRNEFCLQSIDSVYSYQCILFSNLINKGIERINASKWRTLTSKVRRWENYYLGKFS